The proteins below come from a single Iocasia fonsfrigidae genomic window:
- a CDS encoding ABC transporter permease: protein MDWQEVFRRLVKNKISLIGLIIILFFVIIATFAPFIAPAEDSDEPYLIPRAGWAFEPQPPSKEHIFGTAEGQYDIYYGIIWGTRTAFRIGFVVVGISTLLGIIVGTIAAYYGGWIDEIMMRITDVFMSIPFMVAAIVMTTILGQGITNMMIALITFGWMNTARLMRSQVLSIKSEEFVVAANALGANDFRIIFRHIIFNTIFPVVIQASMRMGSMVITASSLSFLGIGAPEGYADWGQMISFARNWILGGQGNALNYWFTVIIPGTAITLFCLSWNLIGDAFRDILDPKLQN, encoded by the coding sequence TTGGACTGGCAAGAGGTTTTCAGGAGATTAGTAAAAAATAAAATATCATTGATCGGTTTAATAATTATATTGTTTTTTGTAATAATTGCTACTTTTGCACCTTTTATTGCTCCAGCAGAAGATAGTGATGAACCCTATTTAATACCACGTGCTGGGTGGGCTTTTGAACCACAACCTCCTAGTAAGGAACACATTTTTGGTACTGCTGAAGGTCAGTATGATATCTATTATGGTATTATTTGGGGGACAAGAACGGCCTTCAGGATAGGTTTTGTTGTGGTAGGTATAAGTACCTTATTGGGCATCATTGTAGGTACAATTGCTGCTTATTATGGTGGGTGGATTGATGAAATTATGATGAGGATTACTGATGTTTTTATGTCAATACCTTTTATGGTAGCTGCTATTGTAATGACTACTATACTTGGCCAGGGTATAACAAATATGATGATTGCCTTAATAACATTTGGCTGGATGAATACTGCCCGTTTGATGAGATCGCAGGTTTTATCTATTAAGAGTGAAGAATTTGTAGTTGCTGCTAATGCCTTAGGGGCTAATGATTTTAGAATAATATTTAGGCATATTATTTTTAATACTATTTTCCCCGTAGTCATCCAGGCATCAATGAGAATGGGCTCAATGGTAATAACGGCTTCATCACTTAGTTTTCTGGGAATAGGAGCACCAGAGGGTTATGCTGATTGGGGGCAGATGATATCTTTTGCTCGTAATTGGATCTTAGGTGGTCAGGGTAATGCATTAAATTATTGGTTTACAGTAATAATTCCCGGCACAGCGATTACCCTTTTTTGCTTATCGTGGAATTTAATAGGTGATGCATTCCGGGATATACTTGACCCTAAATTACAAAACTAA
- a CDS encoding ABC transporter ATP-binding protein has translation MALEEKKLLEINNLKKYFPVKAGVFKKTVAYVKAVDDISFFIKKGETLGLVGESGCGKSTAGATILRLLEATAGEVIFDGRDILSLNKGKLREIRKEMQIIFQDPYASLNPRMTVADIVGEPLDIHNLVKNKQEKYERVSQLMNNVGLTVEQMKRYPHEFSGGQRQRIGIARALAVNPKLIIADEPVSALDVSVQAQVINILQDLQQEYGLTYLFIAHDLSVVKHISDRVAVMYLGKIVEMTDKDEIYLNPLHPYTQSLLSAIPIPDPSFKKERIILEGDVPSPVDPPTGCRFHPRCPKAIDLCSSKEPEFKDYGNGHYVACHLLD, from the coding sequence TTGGCATTAGAGGAAAAAAAGTTACTCGAAATAAATAATCTAAAGAAGTATTTTCCTGTTAAAGCAGGTGTTTTTAAAAAAACAGTAGCTTATGTTAAGGCTGTTGATGATATAAGTTTTTTTATTAAGAAAGGTGAGACACTTGGTTTGGTTGGTGAGTCAGGTTGTGGTAAATCAACAGCAGGGGCCACTATTTTGCGTCTCCTTGAAGCAACAGCAGGGGAGGTTATATTTGATGGAAGAGATATTTTATCCTTAAACAAAGGTAAATTACGTGAAATTCGTAAAGAGATGCAGATCATTTTCCAAGACCCTTATGCATCTTTAAATCCACGAATGACAGTTGCTGATATAGTTGGTGAACCATTAGATATCCATAATTTAGTTAAAAATAAGCAAGAAAAATATGAAAGAGTTAGTCAGTTGATGAATAATGTTGGTCTAACCGTAGAACAGATGAAGCGTTATCCACATGAATTTAGTGGTGGACAGAGACAAAGGATTGGTATAGCCAGGGCATTGGCAGTAAATCCCAAATTAATAATTGCTGATGAACCAGTTTCGGCTTTAGATGTCTCTGTTCAGGCACAGGTTATCAATATTTTACAGGATTTACAACAGGAATATGGGTTAACTTATCTTTTTATTGCCCATGATTTGAGTGTGGTAAAACATATTAGTGATCGAGTTGCTGTTATGTATTTGGGTAAAATTGTAGAAATGACCGATAAAGATGAAATATATCTAAACCCCCTACACCCATATACCCAGTCACTATTATCTGCCATACCGATACCTGATCCGAGTTTTAAAAAAGAACGTATTATTCTTGAAGGTGATGTACCAAGTCCTGTAGATCCCCCTACTGGTTGTCGTTTTCACCCGCGTTGTCCTAAAGCAATAGACCTATGTAGTAGTAAAGAACCTGAGTTTAAAGATTATGGAAATGGACATTATGTTGCTTGTCATCTATTGGATTAG
- a CDS encoding ABC transporter permease, giving the protein MLSYITRRLLMLPIILLGVSLLIFSMIMMLSPYERLSTYIKDPAQLKGIDDVDKLVVKYGLNDPWYKQYGRWIGSVVKGDFGWSESGGAPVTQAIKDRFPATAELALFALFPVILGGIFLGIFAAVHHNDKWDHISRILAVVWWSIPTFVFGLIILMIFYGTLGWFPPGRLDNWAMAVVQSADFVNYTDFYVLDGILNLDFAVVFNAIRHLIAPVTTLAILWWAFIMRITRSSMLETLRKDYIRTARAKGLNDNVVVYKHAVRNGLIPVVTVAGQMVLGLMGGLVITESIFNIRGLGHFMAQAAQQLDYPAVLGGAMYFGVLLIVINLCVDLSYALIDPRIRLE; this is encoded by the coding sequence ATGTTATCATATATTACTAGAAGATTATTGATGCTTCCAATTATATTATTGGGGGTAAGCTTATTGATATTTAGTATGATAATGATGCTCAGTCCTTATGAGAGATTGAGTACATATATCAAAGACCCTGCACAACTTAAAGGTATTGATGATGTAGATAAATTAGTGGTCAAGTATGGACTTAATGATCCGTGGTATAAACAGTATGGCCGTTGGATAGGTAGTGTAGTTAAGGGGGATTTTGGCTGGTCTGAATCTGGCGGGGCACCGGTTACTCAGGCTATTAAAGACCGTTTTCCGGCCACTGCTGAATTGGCCTTATTCGCTTTATTTCCTGTTATCTTAGGTGGTATTTTTCTGGGAATATTTGCCGCAGTTCATCATAATGATAAATGGGACCATATAAGTAGAATCCTTGCTGTTGTCTGGTGGTCAATCCCTACCTTTGTTTTTGGACTTATTATTTTAATGATTTTTTATGGAACCCTTGGGTGGTTCCCACCTGGGAGATTAGATAATTGGGCGATGGCAGTTGTCCAGTCAGCTGATTTTGTAAATTATACTGACTTTTATGTGCTTGACGGGATTCTTAATTTGGATTTTGCTGTTGTTTTTAATGCTATAAGGCACCTAATTGCACCAGTTACTACTTTAGCTATTCTTTGGTGGGCTTTTATTATGAGAATAACCAGGTCTAGTATGTTAGAGACCTTACGTAAAGATTATATTAGGACTGCCCGGGCCAAAGGGCTTAATGACAATGTGGTAGTATATAAACATGCTGTAAGAAATGGATTGATTCCGGTTGTTACTGTAGCAGGTCAGATGGTTTTGGGGTTAATGGGTGGTCTTGTTATAACTGAGAGTATCTTTAATATCAGGGGTTTAGGCCATTTTATGGCCCAGGCAGCCCAACAGCTAGATTACCCTGCTGTTCTAGGAGGGGCTATGTATTTTGGAGTACTTTTAATAGTCATAAATCTTTGTGTAGACCTTTCTTACGCACTTATTGACCCAAGAATAAGATTGGAGTGA
- a CDS encoding lytic transglycosylase domain-containing protein, with the protein MLERIQDIKKAVIIFLLLVTILFVLFQLDWFWKIIYPLNYEEIIIENSLRYNLDPDLVSALVYVESRYDPDARSHKGARGLMQIMPDTGSWIAQQLNRDEGYSDDQLYIPEVNIEFGSWYLNSLNKEFNNELILVLAAYNAGRGNVKRWLEGEWTNLDLDKLPYKETREYVKQILIVYNHYKRLYNMDNYKNDFLSLYPGLICKIWNR; encoded by the coding sequence GTGCTTGAGAGAATTCAGGATATAAAAAAGGCTGTAATTATATTCCTTTTATTAGTGACTATTTTATTTGTTCTTTTTCAACTGGACTGGTTCTGGAAGATTATATATCCCTTAAATTATGAAGAAATAATTATTGAAAATTCTTTAAGATATAATTTAGATCCAGATCTTGTTTCTGCATTGGTATATGTAGAAAGCAGGTATGATCCTGATGCCAGGTCTCATAAGGGAGCTAGAGGGTTAATGCAGATAATGCCCGATACCGGCAGCTGGATTGCTCAACAGTTAAATAGGGATGAAGGTTATAGTGATGATCAATTATACATACCGGAAGTTAATATTGAGTTCGGCAGTTGGTATTTAAATAGTCTAAATAAGGAGTTTAATAATGAACTCATTCTTGTTCTGGCTGCCTACAATGCCGGTCGGGGTAATGTGAAGAGATGGCTGGAAGGTGAATGGACTAATCTGGATCTGGATAAATTACCCTATAAGGAAACAAGAGAATATGTAAAACAAATTCTTATTGTTTATAACCACTATAAACGATTATATAATATGGATAATTATAAGAATGATTTTCTAAGTTTATATCCTGGGTTGATTTGTAAAATTTGGAATAGATAA
- the mutM gene encoding DNA-formamidopyrimidine glycosylase, giving the protein MLLLPELPEVETIVQGLSKVIIGKEIMEIIIREEKIIAYPSSSDFRKQLINKKIIGIRRRGKYILIMIEDELTLVIHLRMTGKLFLKPSDLTFDKHSHIIFRLDNAIDLRFNNVRKFGRMYLVDDNSWERAGGLDKLGPEPLDDDFTLGDFHKMLKKRKSNIKALLLNQSFLAGLGNIYVDEALFRAGILPFRRTDTLKNREIERLYKGIRNVLKMGIKYGGTSFRDYRNARGEKGSFQKKLLVYQREGKECPVCGEEIVKEKVAGRGTHFCPHCQK; this is encoded by the coding sequence GTGTTATTATTGCCGGAACTTCCAGAAGTAGAGACGATTGTGCAGGGATTAAGTAAGGTTATTATAGGAAAAGAAATAATGGAGATAATTATTCGTGAAGAAAAAATAATAGCTTATCCTTCAAGTTCAGATTTCAGGAAACAATTGATTAATAAAAAGATTATTGGGATAAGAAGGCGGGGTAAGTACATTCTAATTATGATTGAGGATGAGTTGACACTGGTTATTCACTTGAGAATGACCGGGAAATTATTCCTTAAACCCTCTGATCTCACCTTTGATAAACACAGCCATATAATCTTTAGATTAGATAATGCTATAGATCTGAGGTTTAATAATGTAAGGAAATTTGGTCGAATGTATCTGGTAGATGATAATAGCTGGGAAAGGGCAGGGGGACTAGATAAACTTGGTCCTGAACCATTAGATGATGATTTTACCCTGGGTGATTTCCATAAAATGTTAAAGAAGAGGAAGAGCAATATTAAGGCCTTACTTCTTAACCAGTCCTTTCTGGCTGGATTGGGAAATATCTATGTGGATGAAGCCCTTTTCAGAGCCGGTATACTTCCCTTTAGAAGGACAGATACCCTTAAAAATAGGGAAATTGAAAGACTGTATAAGGGAATAAGAAATGTGCTTAAAATGGGTATTAAGTATGGGGGGACATCATTTAGAGACTACCGTAATGCCCGGGGAGAAAAAGGTAGTTTTCAGAAAAAATTGCTGGTTTATCAGCGGGAAGGGAAGGAATGCCCTGTTTGTGGAGAAGAGATAGTAAAGGAGAAAGTGGCAGGGAGGGGGACCCATTTTTGTCCCCATTGTCAGAAATAG
- the coaE gene encoding dephospho-CoA kinase (Dephospho-CoA kinase (CoaE) performs the final step in coenzyme A biosynthesis.), whose amino-acid sequence MLLGLTGGIASGKSTVSAILKELGAVIIDADKIAHQSMKYGTRAWEMIVETFGQYIQNDDGSINRRRLARLVFNDQQKKKELESITHPIIISEIKNMVNSLADNEVIVIDAPLLFEVGLDELVDCVWVVYTSRDIQLERLKERDSLTTDEAVSRIEAQLSIKEKCQMADFVIDNNGGIRELKQKIIKLWSDLNENQKNSFNCT is encoded by the coding sequence ATGTTATTAGGTTTGACTGGTGGTATTGCTTCTGGTAAATCTACTGTTTCTGCGATACTAAAAGAATTAGGAGCAGTAATTATTGACGCTGATAAAATTGCCCACCAATCAATGAAATACGGCACCAGGGCCTGGGAGATGATTGTTGAAACCTTTGGCCAGTATATTCAAAATGATGATGGAAGTATCAATCGAAGAAGGCTTGCTAGGTTAGTTTTTAATGACCAGCAAAAGAAAAAAGAGTTAGAATCCATTACCCATCCTATAATCATTTCGGAAATTAAAAATATGGTAAATTCTCTTGCTGACAATGAAGTAATTGTCATTGATGCCCCATTACTTTTTGAAGTCGGCCTTGATGAGCTGGTTGATTGTGTTTGGGTAGTATATACCTCCCGTGATATCCAACTTGAACGCCTTAAGGAAAGGGATAGTTTAACTACTGATGAGGCGGTATCCCGCATAGAGGCCCAGCTTTCTATAAAGGAAAAATGCCAGATGGCAGATTTTGTAATAGACAACAATGGAGGTATTAGGGAATTAAAACAGAAAATAATCAAATTATGGAGTGATCTGAATGAAAATCAAAAGAATAGCTTTAATTGCACATGA
- the ytaF gene encoding sporulation membrane protein YtaF produces MGLPLEWSVILLAMAISIDGFTVGVTYGLRGIKIGFIPLLIISGISSISIYLSSCLGEGIAGYLDEKTARYLGSIILIFIGIWLVYSVFLNYNNKKRDLLKQEEVIIFSIRVKVLGIIIKILKDPEEADLDRSGSINISEAFFLGLALALDALGAGVGAGMSGITGIIIPVIIGLVSLSFVSIGFLLARKLGDILPDKFELIPGFIIILLGIIKLF; encoded by the coding sequence ATGGGTTTACCTCTTGAATGGTCAGTGATTCTCCTGGCAATGGCCATCAGTATAGATGGTTTTACTGTTGGAGTTACTTATGGACTGCGGGGCATAAAAATAGGCTTTATTCCTTTATTAATCATTAGTGGTATTTCTTCTATTTCAATATATTTAAGTAGTTGCCTCGGTGAAGGGATTGCTGGCTATCTTGATGAAAAGACAGCCAGATATTTGGGGAGTATAATCTTAATATTTATAGGAATTTGGCTTGTTTATTCTGTTTTTTTAAATTATAATAATAAAAAAAGGGATTTGCTTAAACAAGAAGAAGTAATAATATTTTCCATAAGGGTTAAAGTATTAGGGATTATTATTAAAATCCTGAAAGACCCGGAAGAAGCAGACCTGGATAGGTCAGGTAGTATAAATATTTCAGAGGCTTTTTTCCTGGGGCTGGCCCTGGCTCTTGATGCCCTTGGGGCAGGGGTGGGTGCAGGTATGTCTGGCATAACTGGTATAATTATACCAGTTATAATAGGACTGGTTAGCCTTAGTTTTGTTAGTATTGGTTTCTTGCTTGCCAGGAAATTAGGGGATATTTTACCTGATAAGTTTGAACTGATACCAGGTTTTATAATTATTCTGCTGGGTATAATAAAGCTTTTTTAA
- a CDS encoding ABC transporter ATP-binding protein: MSKEKLLEMKRLKTYFYTEQGVSKAVDGVDFEIYPGETLGIVGESGCGKSVTSLSIMRLVPEPPGKIIDGNIFFKGRDLTKLSQAEMREIRGNEISMIFQEPMTSLNPVFTIGEQISEVVILHQKVSKEEAREHSVEMLRKVGIPLPEQRISEYPHQLSGGMRQRVMIAMALSCDPALLIADEPTTALDVTIQAQILDLMNDLKDKFEMSIMMITHDLGVIAEVSDRVAVMYAGKVVEYTDVNTIFANPQHPYTWGLLNSVPRLDKKVARLTTIPGIVPSPYDFPEGCKYNTRCPLADDKCLAAEPEMRVTEDGHQVRCWHLDRLGELSDQTELA; the protein is encoded by the coding sequence TTGTCTAAAGAAAAATTACTTGAAATGAAGAGATTGAAAACCTACTTTTATACAGAACAGGGGGTTTCTAAAGCCGTAGATGGGGTAGACTTTGAGATATACCCTGGCGAGACTCTGGGTATTGTTGGTGAATCAGGTTGTGGAAAGAGTGTTACCTCTTTATCAATTATGCGTTTGGTTCCTGAACCTCCGGGAAAGATAATCGATGGGAATATATTTTTTAAGGGAAGGGATCTAACTAAATTAAGTCAGGCTGAGATGAGAGAGATTAGGGGAAATGAGATATCTATGATTTTTCAAGAACCTATGACTTCACTTAATCCTGTATTTACAATAGGGGAGCAGATCTCTGAGGTGGTTATACTTCATCAAAAGGTTTCCAAAGAAGAGGCGAGGGAACACTCGGTGGAGATGTTAAGAAAGGTCGGTATACCATTACCAGAACAAAGAATTAGTGAATATCCTCATCAACTAAGTGGTGGTATGAGGCAGAGGGTAATGATCGCGATGGCTCTTTCCTGTGACCCGGCATTATTAATTGCCGATGAACCGACAACTGCTCTTGATGTAACAATTCAGGCCCAAATACTGGATTTGATGAATGACTTGAAAGATAAATTTGAGATGTCCATTATGATGATTACTCATGATTTAGGTGTAATTGCTGAAGTATCAGATCGGGTTGCTGTAATGTATGCTGGTAAAGTTGTTGAATATACGGATGTTAATACAATCTTTGCTAATCCACAACACCCTTATACCTGGGGACTTCTTAATTCAGTACCTCGTTTGGATAAAAAAGTTGCTAGATTAACTACTATACCGGGTATAGTGCCGAGCCCTTATGATTTTCCAGAGGGATGTAAGTATAATACAAGATGCCCCCTGGCTGATGATAAATGTTTAGCTGCTGAACCAGAGATGAGGGTGACTGAAGATGGGCATCAGGTAAGGTGCTGGCATTTAGATAGATTAGGAGAACTGAGTGACCAAACTGAATTAGCATAA
- a CDS encoding methylglyoxal synthase, with amino-acid sequence MKRIALIAHDEKKSVMIEFAKKNRDLLRECDLVATGTTGKLINEEVGLPVERMESGPLGGDQMIGAEIAKERVDGVIFLRDPLTAQPHEPDITALLRVCDVHNTPLATNVATADIILHGIIEKE; translated from the coding sequence ATCAAAAGAATAGCTTTAATTGCACATGATGAGAAGAAATCAGTTATGATTGAATTTGCCAAAAAAAATCGCGATTTATTAAGGGAATGTGATCTGGTAGCTACTGGTACAACAGGTAAATTAATAAATGAGGAGGTGGGTCTACCAGTTGAACGTATGGAATCAGGTCCTCTCGGTGGTGATCAGATGATCGGGGCTGAGATAGCTAAAGAAAGGGTTGATGGTGTAATCTTCTTGAGGGATCCCCTGACAGCCCAGCCGCATGAACCAGATATAACTGCTTTATTGCGTGTATGTGACGTACATAATACACCTCTGGCAACTAATGTAGCGACAGCAGATATTATACTCCATGGTATTATCGAAAAAGAATAG
- a CDS encoding ABC transporter substrate-binding protein: MNKKLIITLVILALVIVGVLFYSNQPAPETKKEEVSVSNPDTITKVNMGTIDSLDPHYQYDERSQEIYVNIYENLISFKQGDMTKFEPMLATKVPSDQNGLIQDKGTSYVFPIREDVKFHEGGTLTPEDIRYSFLRSLIHDREGGPLWMLYDPLFGVGGLADITKELVGVEDPKTLTAEQSREVYNYLARTIEVDGQNVIFHLPKPYPPFLSIICHDNGLTAIMDKEWAIEQGGWDGSPETIAKYHDPTKEVDPFYDKTNGTGPFKLENWVKGESITLKKNDDYWRAPAKVENVVIKMIDEWSTRKLMLQRGDADIVYVDNQYLDQARDLDNVKIISGLPRPYTGVGLMNWDIVSEGNPDVHSGKLDGKGIPADFFSDLHVRKGFVYAMNYQAFVAEVMKGEGQQSRGPIPEGFLGFDEDSDLYSMDLDKATEEFKQAFDGELWDKGFEITILYNSGNDMRKAAVDMLKSSIEGINDKFKVHVRGVQWATYLDKLIAGKFTLGFIGWGADFADSHNFAVPFMRSDGTYGAFKGENYAKFAKDQEVDELITRAAELTDPVEREKIYQELQQLCYDYATDIYLYQPAAHLVMRDWVSGWEYDPIIHDGVNFYYLDK; the protein is encoded by the coding sequence ATGAACAAAAAGCTGATTATAACATTAGTTATTCTTGCATTGGTAATTGTAGGTGTGTTGTTTTATTCTAATCAACCGGCACCAGAAACAAAGAAGGAAGAGGTGTCAGTTTCTAACCCTGATACGATTACAAAGGTTAATATGGGTACTATTGATAGCCTTGACCCACATTATCAGTATGATGAACGCAGCCAGGAGATCTATGTTAATATCTATGAAAACTTGATTAGCTTTAAACAGGGGGATATGACTAAATTTGAACCGATGTTGGCAACTAAGGTTCCTTCTGATCAAAATGGTTTAATCCAGGATAAGGGGACAAGCTATGTTTTTCCTATTAGAGAGGATGTTAAGTTTCATGAGGGTGGAACACTTACACCAGAAGATATTCGATACAGTTTCCTGAGAAGTCTTATTCATGACCGTGAAGGTGGTCCTTTATGGATGTTATATGACCCCTTATTTGGGGTAGGTGGACTGGCAGATATCACGAAAGAGCTTGTTGGGGTAGAAGACCCTAAAACATTGACAGCAGAACAGTCCAGAGAGGTTTATAATTATCTGGCCAGAACCATAGAAGTAGATGGTCAGAATGTAATATTCCATTTACCGAAACCATATCCCCCATTCTTGAGTATTATTTGTCATGATAATGGTCTAACAGCGATTATGGATAAAGAATGGGCTATTGAACAGGGCGGTTGGGACGGCAGTCCAGAGACAATCGCTAAATATCACGACCCAACCAAAGAGGTTGATCCATTTTACGATAAAACCAATGGAACTGGTCCTTTTAAACTAGAGAACTGGGTTAAAGGGGAAAGCATTACCTTAAAGAAGAATGATGACTATTGGCGTGCCCCTGCTAAGGTTGAAAATGTAGTTATTAAGATGATTGATGAATGGTCTACCCGTAAGTTGATGTTACAACGTGGTGATGCTGATATAGTATATGTCGATAATCAGTACCTTGACCAGGCAAGGGATCTGGACAATGTCAAGATTATTTCTGGTCTGCCCCGGCCTTATACTGGAGTTGGATTAATGAACTGGGATATTGTAAGTGAAGGTAATCCAGATGTTCATAGTGGTAAACTTGATGGTAAGGGTATACCAGCCGATTTCTTTAGTGATCTTCATGTTAGAAAAGGTTTTGTTTATGCTATGAACTATCAGGCCTTTGTTGCTGAGGTGATGAAGGGCGAGGGTCAGCAGTCGCGTGGTCCAATACCTGAGGGATTTCTTGGTTTTGATGAAGATTCTGATCTATATAGTATGGATTTGGATAAAGCAACAGAGGAATTTAAACAGGCCTTTGATGGTGAACTATGGGATAAAGGCTTTGAAATAACTATCCTTTATAATTCAGGTAATGATATGAGAAAGGCTGCTGTTGATATGCTTAAGAGCAGTATAGAGGGTATTAATGATAAGTTTAAGGTACATGTTCGTGGAGTCCAGTGGGCTACTTACCTTGATAAATTGATTGCTGGTAAATTTACACTTGGTTTTATTGGTTGGGGTGCTGATTTTGCTGATTCACATAATTTTGCAGTGCCTTTTATGAGGAGTGATGGAACCTATGGGGCTTTCAAGGGGGAAAATTATGCTAAATTCGCCAAAGACCAGGAGGTTGATGAATTGATTACCAGGGCTGCTGAGTTAACTGACCCAGTAGAAAGGGAGAAAATCTATCAAGAGTTACAACAGCTCTGTTATGATTATGCAACTGATATTTATCTCTACCAACCGGCAGCCCATCTTGTAATGCGTGATTGGGTATCAGGTTGGGAATATGACCCTATTATTCATGATGGGGTGAATTTCTATTATCTTGATAAATAG